The proteins below are encoded in one region of Scophthalmus maximus strain ysfricsl-2021 chromosome 4, ASM2237912v1, whole genome shotgun sequence:
- the chd9 gene encoding chromodomain-helicase-DNA-binding protein 9 isoform X3, which yields MWEHCQPKLHSRSEFKPRKNSNGPGSQIRVLSPPVKSSSSSSSSSSSSSSSSSSSSEKRTPRRTHQQMESAQPDKQEKANRIISEAIAKARQRGEKNIPRVMSPESFPSSSSQHKSHRDREHKGNGKARSKEKACRKACIVPSSKPKQRAKIGKIVIKIGKKKKRKPESSEEESDDDPPPRHTSKNDSKRRSNRQVKKKKYAEELEARLSDEEVKVIVKAKKSNTAASKEPALQLFVENPSEEDAAVVDKIMSSRVIKKEVSPGVVVEVEEFFVKYKNYSYLHCEWATEQQLVKDKRIQLKIKRFKMKQAQRALFFADMEEDAFNPDYVEVDRVLEVSYCEDKDTGEEVVYYLVKWCSLPYEDSTWELKDDVDQSKIEEFERLQAVKADSRRVERPPANLWKKREQSRAYRNGNSLRDYQLEGVNWLLFNWYNRRNCILADEMGLGKTIQSITFLEEIHRVGIKGPFLIIAPLSTIANWEREFHTWTHLNVIVYHGSMVSRQMLQQYEMYFRDAQGRVIRGAYKFRAVITTFEMILGGCPELNAIEWRCVIIDEAHRLKNKNCKLLEGFKLMNLEHKVLLTGTPLQNTVEELFSLLHFLEPARFPSENTFMQEFGDLKTEEQVQKLQGILKPMMLRRLKEDVEKKLAPKEETIIEVELTNIQKKYYRAILEKNFSFLAKGAGQANMPNLVNTMMELRKCCNHPYLIKGAEEKILEDFREVYSPTAIDFHLQAMVQSAGKLVLIDKLLPKMKAGGHKVLIFSQMVRCLDILEDYLIQRRYLYERIDGRVRGNLRQAAIDRFSKPDSDRFVFLLCTRAGGLGINLTAADTCIIFDSDWNPQNDLQAQARCHRIGQNKAVKVYRLITRNSYEREMFDRASLKLGLDKAVLQSMSGRDNSLGGGAGGGAVQQQLSKKEIEDLLRRGAYGAIMDEEDEGAKFCEEDIDQILQRRTKTITIESEGRGSTFAKASFVASGNRTDISLDDPNFWDKWAKKADLDMDMVNGRNSLVIDTPRVRKQTRPFSATKDELAELSEGGSDSDDTKPKLRRNHDRLNSYGRTECFRVEKNLLVYGWGRWKDILNHGRFKKQLTERDVESICRALLSYCLVHYRGDDKIKSFMWDLIAPTEDGQTKELQNHLGLSAPVPRGRKGKKMKTQSSSFDIHKAEWLRKHNPEHMLQDDGYKKHLKHHCNKVLLRVRMLYYLKQEVIGSQAQNVLDGVDSSEIKIWVPDPDHSELPALWWDAICDKCLLLGIYKHGYEKYNTIRADPTLCFLDRVGRPDEKAIAAEQRSNDFMDGDVDDPEYKPAPALLKDEMEDDASSPGDLVVTDNAGDAAPVTEGQTAFWPSSPVLTARLRRLITASQRFTKSRQILSIHQAQSQSQSQPTMILAAPLCPLPPTLNDTLNPKMAAKIERQQRWTRREEADFYRVVSTFGVVFDPNLGRFDWTKFRAMARLHKKTDESLQKYLCAFAAMCRRVCRLPPKEGDSAADPSLTIQPITEERASRTLYRVELLRQVREQVLRHSSLYERLPLCQMSSDLPVWWEAGTHDRDLLVGAAKHGVSRTDYHILRDPELSFMAAQRNYSQTKGAQQQSRTSTPLLHPQHQATSSVLTGSPLPPVAQRDTEPCGVVPKVEPASEGEESREESRENRGESWSPPRAPATPTGLEEKPVLETRDNERQMVAARTKPLTPNSSERKPKKASKRGRREARRGSDSHSGGSSSSSSSRSSSSSSSSSSSSSHSGSSSSSSSSSCTSGSSSSSSSSSSSSDDSESEGEEGKKKVPAATSVKGFDEDSVASLSTTQDELQDTHVAENGIAHNSSHPFQGGGYMLAASYWPKDRVIINRLDSICQAVLKGKWPGTRRVYEPGGAVASFYTTKLLDNANSLCEDPSASPQGSKVTKHVAENKEFSVKLNDEGGLKLTFQKQGLPLKRPLESEEGPQAQQQYLARLHELQSASDTGLADITKPQCSFQTVPPVLTGQMRLNGILDGQPVVKKRRGRRKNVEGMDLLFMNSSRVPAVPDQLPPGWGGIGQVGMAAAPAPCYSQSSSQVPGDTESRVPVINLKDGTRLAGDDAPRRTDLEQWLKEHPGFVADTGAYIPGVNKMQMQFHFQDGRPKQKRHRCRNPNKIDVNSLTGEERVQIINRRNARKVGGAFAPPLKDLCRFLQENPEYGVPPEWADVVKQSGYLPESMFDRILTGPIVPEEVSRRGRRPKNPLAKASASAGSPAAAAAAASALGLNPLLANGLLSGMDLPSLQAFQQNLQSLQSLQLTAGLMGLPSDASNLAASNLAAMFPMMLSGMAGLPNLLGMSSMLGKPAQEGTGGLEEKTEGTSSGAGGEPSASKAPSHTSDTKGERTESSNMTPSSASGSSSFATAPQSASAASAASSHPLSLNPLLLSSMLYPGMLLTPGLNLPVSAAQPQGSNSDPTFPPAPLPSPSAASKSSPREARQPAAAREEEEEEDEALEEALDNEEEEDESAEQKENSGPEGKAETSSSESGSSSSSSDDSDSSDED from the exons GAAAATTGTCATCAAGattggaaagaagaaaaagcgaAAGCCTGAGTCTTCAGAGGAGGAGTCGGACGATGACCCTCCCCCTCGACACACTTCGAAAAATGACTCT AAGAGGAGATCTAATCGCcaggtgaagaaaaagaagtacgccgaggagctggaggccagGTTGTCAGATGAAGAAGTCAAGGTTATTGTCAAGGCCAAGAAAAGCAACACTGCAGCATCCAAGGAGCCTGCTCTTCAACTCTTTGTA GAGAATCCCAGTGAAGaggatgctgctgttgttgacaAAATCATGTCTTCTCGTGTCATTAAGAAGgag GTCTCTCCAGGAGTTGTGGTCGAAGTGGAAGagttttttgtaaaatacaaaaacta CTCCTACCTACACTGCGAGTGggccacagagcagcagctggtgaaGGACAAGAGGATTCAGCTGAAGATCAAACGCTTCAAGATGAAACAAGCACAGAGGGCACTCTTCTTTGCAGAT atggaggaggacgccTTCAACCCTGACTATGTAGAGGTAGACAGAGTGCTGGAGGTGTCGTATTgtgaagacaaagacacaggagAG GAGGTGGTGTACTACCTGGTGAAGTGGTGCTCTCTGCCTTATGAGGACAGCACCTGGGAACTAAAGGACGACGTCGATCAGAGCAAGATTGAAGAGTTTGAGCGGCTGCAGGCAGTCAAGGCAGACTCGCGCAGGGTG GAGCGACCCCCCGCCAATCTGTGGAAGAAGAGGGAGCAGTCGAGGGCATACAGGAATGGCAACAGCCTCAGGGATTACCAGCTAGAAGGGGTCAACTGGCTCCTCTTCAACTGGTACAACAG ACGGAACTGCATCCTGGCAGATGAGATGGGCCTGGGAAAGACCATCCAGTCCATCACATTCCTAGAGGAGATCCACCGTGTGGGCATCAAGGGGCCGTTCCTCATTATCGCTCCGCTCTCCACCATTGCCAACTGGGAGCGCGAGTTCCATACCTGGACCCACCTCAATGTGATCGTCTACCACGGGAGCATGGTCAGCAGGCAGATGCTCCAACAGTATGAGATGTATTTCAGGGATGCACAG GGCCGTGTGATCCGAGGGGCCTACAAGTTCCGGGCTGTCATCACCACATTTGAGATGATCCTGGGGGGCTGTCCCGAACTCAACGCCATAGAGTGGCGCTGTGTTATCATCGATGAGGCCCACCGCCTCAAGAACAAGAACTGCAAGCTGCTGGAGGGCTTCAAGCTCATGAACCTG GAGCACAAGGTCCTGCTGACTGGCACTCCTCTCCAGAACACGGTGGAGGAGCTGTTCAGCCTGCTCCACTTCCTGGAGCCTGCACGCTTCCCCTCAGAAAACACCTTCATGCAGGAGTTTGGAGACCTTAAGACTGAGGAGCAG GTGCAGAAGCTTCAGGGCATCCTGAAGCCCATGATGCTGCGCCGGTTGAAGGAGGATGTGGAGAAGAAGTTGGCTCCCAAAGAGGAAACCATCATCGAGGTTGAGCTCACCAATATTCAGAAGAAGTACTACCGTGCCATTCTGGAGAAAAACTTCTCTTTCCTGGCCAAAGGAGCTGGCCAGGCAAATATGCCCAATCTGGTCAACACTATGATGGAGCTGAGAAAGTGCTGCAACCACCCCTACCTCATCAAAG GGGCAGAAGAGAAGATCCTCGAGGACTTCAGGGAAGTTTATAGCCCCACTGCCATCGACTTTCACCTGCAGGCCATGGTGCAGTCGGCCGGGAAGCTGGTCCTCATCGACAAACTGCTGCCTAAGATGAAGGCCGGAGGGCACAAGGTGCTCATCTTCTCCCAAATGGTGCGCTGCCTGGACATCTTGGAAGACTACCTCATTCAGAGAAG GTACTTGTACGAGCGGATAGATGGACGTGTTCGTGGGAATCTGCGGCAGGCCGCCATCGACCGCTTCAGTAAGCCTGACTCGGACCGCTTTGTTTTCCTACTGTGTACAAGAGCCGGTGGGCTGGGAATCAACCTCACAGCAGCTGACACCTGCATCATCTTTGACTCTGACTGGAACCCACAGAACGACCTGCAG GCCCAGGCTCGCTGCCACCGGATTGGTCAGAACAAGGCAGTGAAGGTCTACCGTCTGATCACCAGGAACTCGTACGAGCGAGAAATGTTTGATCGCGCCAGTCTCAAGTTGGGTCTGGACAAAGCAGTGTTGCAGAGCATGAGTGGCCGAGATAACAGCCTGGGAGGAGGCGCCGGGGGAGGG gcagtgcagcagcagctgtcgaAGAAGGAGATAGAGGATCTGTTGCGACGTGGTGCTTATGGGGCCATcatggacgaggaggacgaagggGCAAAATTCTGTGAGGAGGACATCGACCAGATCCTCCAGCGCAGGACAAAGACCATCACCATTGAGTCTGAGGGACGGGGATCCACCTTCGCTAAG GCAAGTTTTGTGGCATCTGGAAACCGCACAGACATTTCTCTGGATGACCCCAACTTCTGGGACAAGTGGGCCAAAAAGGCTGACCTTGATATGGATATGGTCAATGGCAGA AACAGTTTGGTGATCGATACTCCTCGTGTCAGAAAACAGACGAGGCCGTTCAGCGCCACCAAGGATGAGCTGGCAGAGCTttcagagggagggagcgacaGCGACGACACCAAACCTAAGCTCCGGCGAAACCACGACCGCCTCAACAGCTACGGACGCACGGAGTGCTTCAGAGTGGAGAAGAACCTGCTTGTATATGG GTGGGGTCGTTGGAAGGACATTCTCAACCATGGGCGTTTTAAGAAGCAGCTTACAGAGAGGGATGTGGAGTCAATCTGCAGGGCTCTACTCTCCTACTGCCTGGTCCATTACCGTGGAGACGACAAAATCAAAAGCTTCATGTGGGACCTGATTGCCCCTACGGAGGACGGACAAACCAAGGAGCTGCAGAATCACCTGG GTTTATCTGCCCCAGTCCCTCGGGGCAGGAAGGGTAAGAAGATGAAGACACAGTCCAGCTCTTTTGACATCCACAAAGCCGAGTGGCTTAGGAAACACAACCCAGAGCACATGCTTCAGGACGACGGCTACAAAAAACACCTCAAACACCACTGCAACAA GGTGCTGCTCAGGGTCAGAATGCTCTACTACCTGAAACAAGAGGTGATAGGAAGCCAGGCCCAGAATGTGCTAGACGGCGTGGACTCCAG tgaGATAAAGATTTGGGTTCCAGATCCCGACCATTCAGAGCTGCCAGCCCTGTGGTGGGATGCTATCTGCGACAAGTGTCTGCTGCTGGGTATTTATAAGCATG GTTATGAGAAGTACAACACCATCCGTGCAGACCCTACCCTGTGCTTCCTAGACCGCGTGGGACGACCGGATGAGAAGGCCATCGCTGCTGAACAGAGAAGCAATGATTTTATGGATGG ggatgTGGATGATCCAGAATACAAGCCTGCTCCAGCTCTGCTGAAGGACGAGATGGAG GATGATGCCTCTTCTCCTGGAGACTTAGTTGTCACTGACAACGCTGGAG ATGCAGCTCCAGTGACTGAAGGTCAAACTGCCTTCTGGCCCTCGTCCCCGGTGTTGACAGCCCGGCTGAGGCGTCTGATCACAGCCTCCCAGCGCTTCACCAAGAGCCGGCAGATCCTCAGCATCCACCAGGCTCAATCTCAGTCACAGTCCCAGCCGACCATGATACTGGCTGCTCCGCTTTGCCCACTGCCCCCTACACTCAACGATACCCTCAATCCCAAAATGGCTGCTAAGATTGAACGCCAGCAAAG GTGGACCAGGCGAGAAGAAGCTGACTTCTACCGGGTGGTCTCCACTTTTGGTGTCGTTTTTGACCCAAACCTTGGCCGGTTCGACTGGACCAAGTTCAGGGCCATGGCTCGGCTGCACAAGAAGACCGACGAGAGCCTGCAGAAATACCTGTGTGCTTTTGCCGCCATGTGCCGACGGGTGTGCCGCCTGCCGCCCAAAGAGGGAG ACTCTGCGGCGGACCCGTCTCTCACCATCCAGCCCATCACGGAGGAGCGAGCCTCCCGCACCCTGTACAGGGTAGAGCTGCTTCGCCAGGTGAGGGAACAAGTCCTTCGACATTCGTCGCTCTATGAGCGCCTCCCGCTGTGCCAGATGAGCTCTGACTTGCCCGTCTGGTGGGAAGCGGGTACCCACGACCGGGACCTGCTAGTTGGTGCGGCCAAGCACGGCGTGAGCCGCACAGATTACCACATTCTGAGAGACCCTGAGCTCAGCTTCATGGCTGCCCAGCGCAACTACAGCCAAACAAAAGGTGCACAGCAGCAATCACGCACATCAACCCCACTCCTCCACCCTCAGCACCAGGCCACCAGCTCAGTGTTGACTGGCTCTCCACTGCCTCCGGTGGcccagagagacacagagccCTGTGGGGTTGTGCCCAAAGTGGAACCCGCctcagagggggaggagagcagggaggagagcagggagaaTCGAGGCGAGAGCTGGAGCCCCCCTCGAGCGCCAGCTACTCCCACAGGTCTGGAAGAGAAGCCTGTTTTGGAGACGAGGGACAATGAGAGGCAAATGGTGGCGGCACGAACCAAACCCCTCACACCCAACTCCTCAGAGAGGAAACCCAAGAAGGCCAGCAAGAGGGGCCGCAGGGAGGCCAGGCGTGGCTCAGACTCTCACTCGGggggctcctcctccagctcttcgtcgcgctcctcctcctcttcgtcgtcctcctcttcctcctcgtcacaTTCCgggtccagctcctcctcttcttcttcatcttgcaCCTCCGGCtcttcgtcgtcctcctcctcctcctcatcttcttctgaTGACAGCGaaagtgagggagaggaagggaagaagaaag TGCCTGCAGCAACGAGTGTAAAGGGCTTTGATGAGGACAGTGTGGCGTCTCTGAGCACAACACAGGATGAACTACAAGACACCCACGTGGCTGAGAATGGCATCGCCCACAACTCCTCGCATCCTTTCCAGGGAGGAGGATACATGCTCGCTGCGTCCTACTGGCCAAAG gatcgCGTGATTATCAACCGCCTGGACAGCATCTGCCAGGCAGTGCTGAAGGGCAAGTGGCCGGGAACACGTCGGGTCTATGAGCCTGGAGGCGCAGTGGCCTCCTTCTACACCACCAAGCTGCTGGACAACGCCAACAGCCTCTGCGAGGACCCCTCTGCCTCGCctcaggggtcaaaggtgaccAAGCATGTTGCAGAAAACAAGGAGTTCTCAGTAAAACTCAACGAT GAGGGAGGTCTGAAGTTGACCTTCCAGAAACAGGGTCTACCTCTGAAGAGGCCCCTGGAGTCCGAGGAGGGCCCCCAGGCCCAGCAGCAGTACCTGGCCCGGCTTCACGAACTGCAAAGCGCCTCGGACACGGGCCTGGCTGACATCACCAAGCCTCAGTGCAGCTTTCAGACTG TGCCTCCGGTTCTTACTGGTCAGATGAGGCTGAACGGCATACTGGACGGCCAACCCGTCGTCAAGAAGcgaaggggaaggaggaagaatgTCGAGGGAATGGACCTGCTCTTCATGAACAGCAGTAGAGTTCCTGCTGTGCCTGATCAG TTGCCTCCAGGTTGGGGTGGTATTGGCCAGGTGGGAATGGCTGCGGCCCCTGCACCATGCTACAGCCAGAGCTCCAGTCAGGTCCCTGGAGACACTGAGAGCAGGGTCCCGGTCATCAACCTCAAAGATGGCACCCGGCTTGCTGGGGATGACGCTCCCAGGAGGACAGATCTAGAACAGTGGCTGAAAGAGCACCCAGGCTTTGTAGCTGACACGGGAGCCTATATTCCC GGGGTAAATAAGATGCAGATGCAGTTCCACTTCCAGGACGGTCGGCCCAAGCAGAAGAGGCACCGCTGTAGGAACCCCAACAAGATCGACGTCAACAGCctgacgggagaggagagggtccAAATCATCAACAGGAGAAATGCTCGCAAG GTTGGTGGGGCCTTTGCTCCCCCTCTGAAGGATCTGTGCAGGTTCCTTCAGGAGAACCCAGAGTACGGAGTCCCACCGGAATGGGCAGATGTGGTCAAACAGTCG GGCTACCTCCCAGAGAGTATGTTCGACAGGATCCTGACCGGACCCATCGTTCCTGAGGAGGTGAGCCGACGTGGACGCCGGCCCAAGAACCCTCTGGCCAAGGCGTCGGCATCAGCAGggtcacctgcagcagcagcagcagcggcctcTGCCCTCGGTCTGAACCCCCTGCTGGCCAACGGCCTGCTCTCTGGAATGGACCTCCCCAGCCTGCAGGCCTTCCAGCAAAACCTCCAGAGCTTACAATCCCTGCAGCTCACCGCTGGCCTGATGGGGCTGCCGTCCGATGCTAGCAACCTGGCCGCAAGCAACTTAGCTGCCATGTTTCCCATGATGCTGTCCGGGATGGCTGGATTGCCCAATCTGCTTGGCATGAGCAGCATGCTTGGGAAGCCGGCTCAGGAGGGCACAGGAGGCTTggaggaaaagacagagggaacCAGCAGCGGTGCAGGAGGAGAACCATCTGCCTCGAAAGCCCCTTCTCACACCTCAGACACCAAAGGAGAAAGGACAGAGAGCTCAAACATGACTCCTTCCTCCGCCTCCGGCTCCAGTTCCTTCGCCACTGCCCCACAAAGTGCTTCAGCTGCCTCCGCAGCCTCCAGTCACCCACTGTCTCTTAACCCCTTGTTACTCTCCAGTATGCTTTACCCAGGGATGCTCCTCACTCCAGGCCTTAACCTCCCTGTGTCTGCCGCACAGCCGCAGGGCTCAAACAGTGACCCCACCTTCCCTCccgctcctcttccttctccgtCTGCAGCCTCCAAGTCATCCCCACGGGAGGCAAGGCAGCCGGCGGCTGccagggaagaagaggaggaggaggacgaggcgtTAGAAGAGGCTTTGGAcaacgaagaggaagaggacgagtCGGCTGAACAAAAAGAGAACAGTGGTCCTGAAGGGAAAGCCGAGACGTCTTCATCCGAGTCCGGgagctcgtcctcctcctcagatgaTTCAGACTCCAGTGATGAGGACTGA